The Neoasaia chiangmaiensis sequence GGGCCGAAGCCCTTGATCTGGTCAAGGCATGGGGCACCGGCCATCCGGGTGGCATCGGCACGCTGCATGCCGGATCGGTCCTGGCCGCCCTGTATCGGCTGGAACAACTGATCCAGGAAGCGGTGGTCACGGTGCCACGCGCCATGATCGCCGAAACCATCGACGTCATTGCCGTGCTGTCTGGACGTGGCACGGCACGCCGCCTGTCCGAACTGGCGGAAATTAACGGTCTCGATCCCACGACTGGAGCCTATCTCATCCGTCCGGCCAGTCTCTCTTCACCCGAAACATCATTCTCTGCCAATGGAGAATTATCATGATGCCGCCTTCATGTTTGCGCGCCATCGTGTGCGCTGTCGCACGTCCTGACCGGTATGTGCCGGATCTCCGTGTGTTCGGAACCTCGATACTGCTGTCGCTTGCTTTCGCGTCATCGGCCTGGGCGTCGGGATCCAGCATGCCGTGGGAGACGCCCCTGAACGAGATTCTGGAATCCGTGCAGGGGCCGGTGGCCAAGATCATTTCGGTCATCATCATCACCGTGACCGGTCTGACCCTGGCCTTCGGGGAAACATCCGGCGGGTTCCGTCGCCTGATCCAGATCGTCTTTGGACTCAGCATCGCTTTTGCGGCGTCCAGCTTCTTCCTGTCGTTCTTCTCCTTCTCCGGCGGGGCACTGATCTGATGGCGGGATATGACGATGACGCGGTGCCGGGGTTCCATGTTCCGGTGCATCGGTCGCTGACCGACCCGATCCTGCTGGGTGGCGCGCCCCGTGCCGTCGCCATCGCCAATGGCACGCTGGCGGCAGCGATCGCGCTGGGTCTGCGCCTGTGGCTGATCGGAGGCGCCTTCTGGATCGTGGGCCACGGGCTCGCGGTCTGGGGGGCGAAGCGCGATCCGCTGTTCATTGAGGTCGGACGGCGGCATCTCCGCTATCCCGCCTGGCTCCGGGCTTAAGGAGGATCGGCCATGATGTCCCTTGGGGAATATCGCAACCGTGCTGCCCTCCTGTCGGATTTTCTCCCATGGGCCGCGCTGGTCGGAAAAGGCGTTGTCCTGAACAAGGACGGTTCCTTCCAGCGGACGGCCCGTATCCGTGGTCCCGATCTGGACAGTGCCACGCCAGCGGAACTGGTTGGGGTCACCGGCCGACTGAACAATGCCCTGCGCCGTCTGGGCTCGGGCTGGGCCGTGTTCGTGGAAGCACAGCGGATGCCGGCGACGCTCTATCCCGAGAGCGATTTCCCCGACGCGGCCAGCCAGATGGTCGATCTCGAACGCCGGGAGCAGTTCGAGGATGAAGGGGCGCATTTCGAGAGCCGGTATTTCCTGACCCTGGTCTGGCTACCACCGGCGGAATCGTCAGGCCGTGCCGAGCGTTTTCTTTATGAGGGCCGGGAGCGTGACGGGCCGGACCCGCATGGCGTGCTCCATGCATTCGTGGACCGCACGGATCGGATGCTGGCCCTGCTGGACGGGTTCATGCCCGAGGCGGCATGGCTCGATGACGGCGAAACCCTGACTTATCTGCACAGCACGATCTCGGCCCGGAACCAGCGGGTCAGGGTGCCAGAAATTCCCATGCATCTGGACGCCTTGCTGGTGGACCAGCCGCTCTCTGGCGGTCTGGAACCGAAGCTCGGCGATGCGTATCTGAAAACCCTGACCATAACGGGTTTCCCCAGCCGCACCTTTCCCGGAATCCTCGACGAACTGAATCGACTGGCCATGCCCTATCGCTGGTCCACCCGTGCGATCCTGCTGGACAAGACGGACGCCACGAAGGTGCTGACGAAAATCCGTCGGCAATGGTTTGCAAAGCGCAAGAGTATTGCGGCCATTGTCCGGGAAGTGATGACCAACGAGGCCTCGGTCCTCGTGGACAATGATGCCGCCAACAAGGCGGCTGATGCCGACCTCGCCTTGCAGTCGCTGGGCGCGGATGATGTCGGGCAGGCTTACATCACGGCCACGATGACGGTGTGGGATGGCAGCGCCAGCATAGCGGCGGAAAAGCTCCGGCTGGTCGAAAAGATCATCCAGGGGCGCGACTTCACCTGCATGGCGGAAAGCCTCAACGCGGTTGAGGCGTGGCTGGGATCGTTGCCAGGTCATGTCTACGCCAATGTCCGCCAGCCCCCGGTCTCGACCCTGAATCTGGCGCATATGATTCCGCTCTCTGCCGTGTGGGCTGGGCCGGAACAGGATGGGCATTTCAGGGCAGCGCCGCTGTTCTATGGCAGGACGGCGGGTGCCACACCGTTCCGGTTTTCCCTTCATGTCGGCGATGTGGGTCATACGCTGATCGCGGGACCAACGGGTGCTGGCAAATCTGTCCTGCTGGCGCTGATGGCGTTGCAGTTCCGGCGCTATGCGGGATCGCAGATTTTCGCCTTCGATTTTGGCGGGTCGATGCGCGCTGCAACATTGGCAATGGGAGGCGACTGGCACGATCTCGGTGGCGGCTTAACCGATGATGATCTGTCGGGAGAACAGGGTGGCAGTGTATCGCTTCAGCCGCTGGCACAGATTGACGATCTCGACGAGCGCAAATGGGCCAGTGAATGGCTGGGGCAGATCCTTGTCGGTGAGAGCGTAACGCTCACCCCGGAGGTGAAGTCTCACCTCTGGTCAGCCCTGAATTCCCTGGCGTCGTCACCCGTTCATGAACGGACCCTGTCCGGCATGGTCGCACTGCTCCAGTCGAATGCGCTGAAGCAGGCGATGGCGCCCTACTGTCTCGGTGGCCCCTATGGTCGCCTGCTCGACGCTGACACCGAACGTCTGGGAGATGATGATGTCGTGGTCTTCGAGACGGAAGGTCTGATCGGTTCCGGCGCAGCGTCTCCCGTGTTGTCCTATCTGTTTCACCGCATTGAGGGCCGTCTGGATGGCCGGCCGACCCTGCTGGTGATCGACGAGGGCTGGCTGGTGCTGGATGACGGCGATTTCGCCGGCCAGCTCCGGGAGTGGCTGAAAACCCTGCGCAAGAAGAACGCCAGCGTCATCTTCGCCACGCAGTCCCTGTCGGACATCGCCAATTCTCCGATCGCCCCGGCCGTAGTGGAAAGCTGCCCCACGCGCATCTTTCTGCCGAACGAGCGGGCGATCGAGCCTCAGATCATGGCGCTCTATCGGGATTTCGGCCTGAACGACCAGCAGATCGCCATCATCGCCCGCGCGGCATCGAAGCGGGAGTATTACTGTCAGACGCAACGCGGCAATCGCCTGTTCGAACTGGGGCTCGGTCCTGTTGCCCTGGCGCTGTGCGCGGCATCCGGCAAGGACGATCACCGGTTGATCGACAGTGTGCTGGCGGAACACGGGCCAGACGGCTTTCTCCCGGCCTGGTTCGACGTGCGTGGCGTGTCATGGGCTGCGGACCCTCTGCGGGAAGGGGACGTGTCATGATGGAAAAACTTTTCCATATCCGGGTAAAATATTTCCGTCCCGGACGTGTGGCGGTCCTTGGAGCCGCCCTAGGGTTTATCGCGCCAATCGTGCCCGCCCACGCGCAATGGGCGGTCTACGATGGGGCTGCGCATGTCCAGACCGTGCTGATCGCGGCGCGGGAATTGCAGCAGATCGACAACCAGATCACGTCTCTCGCCAATCAGGCGCAGATGCTGGTCAACCAGGCGAAGAACCTCGCCCTGCTGCCCCTGTCGACATTGTCGACGCTGCAATCGACGATTTCCCAGACGACAGCCTTGCTCGCGCAGGCGCAGAACATCGCTTATTCGGTGACCTTGGTCGAGCAGCAATACCAGCAGGCCTATACGTCGATCTCCTCCTCGATGTCGGACAGCGCCCTGTTCAGCCAGGCACAGACACGGTGGCAGAATTCCGTCGGCGGGTTCGAGGACGCCCTGAAGCTTCAGGCTCGGGTGGTAGGAAACATCCCCAGCGACAGCTCGGCCATGACGCAACTGGTCTCGGCGAGCCAGAGTTCAGCCGGGGCGCTACAGGCGGCACAGGCGGGAAACCAGCTTCTCGCCCTGCAATCCCGCCAGCTCTCGGACGTCATCGCCGTGTTGTCCGCGAATGGCAGGGCCGCCGATCTGGAGCGGGCACGGCAGGCGGCCACCGAGGCGGAAAGTGCGTCGCAGTACCGGCATTTTTCCCAATATAATGCCTATAGCCCGACCGCCATTTCCATGTTCGGCAGCAGCGGGAACTGACGGCCATGGCGACCAATGACGTCGGCGTTATCGATAGCTTCCTGAACACCTTCACCACCACCATCGATACCGGCTTCGGTCTCGTGAAGGGGAATGTGATCTCGCTGGCGGGCACTCTGTCGGTGCTGGACATTGCGCTGGCTGGCCTGTTCTGGGCGTGGGCGGCGGATGAGGACATCATCCAGCGTCTGGTGAAGAAGACGCTTTATATCGGGTTCTTTGCCTGGATCATCAACGATTTCGATGCGCTCTCGAAGATCGTCTTTGACAGTTTCGCGGCCCTCGGCCTGAAGGTCGGAGGCGGGAGTCTCGCACTGGGTGATTTCCTGCGGCCCGGCCGGCTGGCCTCGACCGGATTTACGGCAGCGCAGCCGCTTCTGGACTCGGTCCACAATCTCCTTGGTCCGGTCGCCTTCTTTACCAACTTCATCCAGATCTTCGTGCTGTGTCTGTCCTGGCTGATCGTGCTGGCAGCCTTTTTCATCCTCGCCGTGCAGCTTTTCGTGGCGCTGATCGAGTTCAAGCTGACCACGCTGGCGGGTTTCATCCTGATCCCCTTCGCCCTGTTCAATCGTACGGCTTTCCTCGCCGAGAAGGTGCTGGGCAATGTCGTCTCCTCGGGTGTGAAGATCATGGTGCTGGCGGTCATTTCCGCCATTGCCTCGGTGCTCTTCAGGCAGTTTACGACGTCCTATGGCAGCGATGTGCCGACCATCGGCCAGGCCGTGTCGGTGGTGCTGGCCTCGTTGGCGATTGTCGGTCTGTCCATTTTTGGCGGCAGCATCGCCAATGGCCTGATCTCCGGCGCTCCCCAGCTTGGGGCCGGTGCGGCCGTCGGTACTGGCATGGCCGTCGGTGCCATGGGTGCTGCTGCGGCGGCCGGTGTCGGGGCTGCTGCCTCCGGTGGTGCCGCAGCCCTCGGTGCGACCGCAGCCGCCGCGCGGGGAGGGGCTGCGATCGCAGGGGCAGCCACTTCCGCCTATTCGGCCGGAGCCGCCGGCGCATCAGGTGGTGCGGGCAGCATGGCTGCTGGGATCGGAGGCATGGGCCGGGCCGTCGGTGGGAATGTCGCGAATGCCGTCAAAGGAGCGGCCTCACGTGCCGGTTCATCCCTCGAAGAAAGCTATGCCGCCGGTGGACGCTGGGCCGCGCGCGGGATGAGCGGTGGCAAGGAAGGTGATGAAACCGGTGGCAGCGGGCCGTTTCCATCAGGTGGGGGTGGTCCTGCCGGAGAAGGGGGTGGCCCCACGGGTGGTGGCCCTACCGGTGAGGGTCCGTCTGGTGGAGATGGTGGCGGTTCCGGCGAACCGCCCCGCTGGGCTCAGAAGATGAAGCGCCGTAACGCCGCCGCCCATGCTGCCGAGGCCGCGCATGTCATTCGCTCCGCCGACGGCGGGGGCGGATCTTCCTCAATCGATCTCTCGGAGAAAGAATGATGTTCCGTCGCTCCACCACCCGCTACGGGACCACACCCGAGCCTGTCACGCCCTATCAGAAAGCCGCCCAGATCTGGGACGAGCGTATTGGGAATGCCCGCATCCAGGCCCACAACTGGCGGCTCATGGCCTTTGGTAGCCTGTTCCTGTCAGCGGGGCTCGGGGCCGGGCTGGTCTGGCAGTCCGCGCGCGGCACCATCACGCCGTGGGTGGTGCAGGTGGATCATCTGGGGCAGGCGCAGGTCGTGGCCCCCGCGACAGCGAGCTATATGCCCGCCGATCCGCAGATCGCCTGGTATCTGGCGCAGTTCGTTCATGACGTGCGCGCCCTGTCGTCAGACCCCGTGGTGGTCCGGCAGAACTGGCTGCGCGCCTATGATTTCACCACCACGTCGGGCGCCCAGGCGCTTAACGATTATGCCCGCCTCAATGATCCATTCTCGCGCATCGGGCACGAACAGGTCGAGGTGGACATCGCCTCGGTCATCCGCGCTTCGCCCGGCAGCTTCCGCGTTGCCTGGACGGAACGCCATTACCGCGACGGGGCGTTCACCGGCACCGAACGCTGGACCGCCATCGTCTCCGTCGTTCTGCGCACGCCCCGCGATGCCGATCATCTTCGCCGCAATCCACTCGGGATTTTCGTCTCCGCCATCAACTGGTCGAAGGAGTTGGGTCAATGATCCGCATGATCGTGCGCGCGTTGCCGCTGACGCTGCTCGCCCTGTCCGCCTGCTCGGGGCAGTATCATCAGCCTGTCATTCGCTACGATGACGCCGTGCAGGCGACACGTCTGCCGGACCCGCCGAAGCCCGTACGGGTGGTGGAGGTGCCACAGCCTCTCCCGTTGCCGGGGCAGCTCAAGCCGTTGCTGTCACGACGCGCGGTCCATCCGGCCCCCGAAGTCGCCGACCCCACAGCGCGTGTGACACAGGCCAATCTGGCGGCCCGCATCCAGCCCACGCGTGCGGGCTTCATTAACGCGGTGCAGGTCTATCCCTACAGCCCCGGTGCTCTCTATCAGGTCTATGCCTCGCCGGGCGAGATCACCGACATCATGCTCCAGCAGGGCGAAAAGCTGGTCGGCACTGGCCCCGTGGCAGCAGGTGACACCGTGCGCTGGATTATTGGCGATACCGAAAGCGGGGCAGGAGCGACGAAACGCATCCATATCCTGGTCAAGCCGACGCGGCCGGACCTCACCACCAACCTAATCGTCAACACGGATCGGCGCACCTATCTGGCGGAACTGCGCTCCACGCCCGCGACCTATATGGCGTCGGTATCGTGGGACTATCCCGAGGATGATCTCATTGCCCTGCACCGGCAGGATAGTGCGGCAGAGGACGAAGCGCCCGTTGAAACGGGTCTCAATCTCGACGCCCTGAATTTTCGTTACGCCATCCAGCCGGTGAAAGGCGGAACACCGCCCTGGCTTCCGAGCCGCGCCTTCGATGACGGTCATAAGGTCTATATCGCTTTCCCGGCCGGGATAGGGCAGGGCGAACTGCCGCCTCTGTTCGTTCTGGGAGCCGATGGCGGTCCGGAACTGGTCAACTATCGCGTGCGACAGAACTGGATGATCGTCGATCGCCTGTTTGCCGCCGCCGAACTCCGACTGGGAGACAAGCATTCCGAGCAGCGGGTGCGCATCGTACGCACCGACGGGCGGCGGACATGACTGGGGAGGCTCCGACAACCGGAGGATCTTCCACGGCCCCGATCCCACCGCCCGATCTGCGCCTGCGGGCGGAACGGCCGCGCGTGGTGCGTCTTAACCGCACCGTTGTCTGGGCGCTCGGTGGGGCAGGGATGCTCGCCATTGGTCTCGCACTTGGCTACGCGCTGGAGAACAGCAGCCACAAAGCGCCACCGGCTGCCACCCAGGACACGGATGTGCGCCCGTCGGCTGATGGGCTGGCGGGGCTGCCGTCCGATTATGTCGGCAACGGTGTGCCGAAGCTCGGTCCTGCTCTGCCCGGCGATCTGGGACACACCATTCTGAAGGTGCAGGGGCAGGGGAAAGTCGCATCAGGCGGGGAGGACCGCCGTGCCACGCAGGAGGTCGAAGCGGCGATTGCCAGCCGGCTGTTCGTGCAGACGGGGGAACGTGACCGCGCCGGCAAACAGGCGACGCTGCCCGCACCGGGCGCTCCTGCCTCTCAGGGGCGGGCGTCCACTACGGCCGGACCACAGGCTGGAAACCTCGCCTTTCTGGACGGGCAGCCTGATCGCGCGACGACCAGCCCGGATCGCATTGCGCTGCCTGCCTCGCCCTATATCCTACAGGCCGGTACGGTGATTGCCGGCGCGCTGAACACGAAGATCAGTTCCGATCTGCCGGGCCAGATCGTGGGGCACGTTACGCAGAACGTCTATGACAGCCCGACCGGCCGCTATCTTCTGATCCCCCAGGGGAGCCTGCTGTTCGGGGCCTATAACAGTGGGATTTTCTTCGGGCAGCAGCGCACGCAGATCATCTGGACGCGGCTGATCTTCCCCGATGGCGAGAGCCTCGTGCTGGAGAAGCTGCCTGGTGGCGACGCCATCGGCCAGTCTGGCCTGTCTGATGAGGTGAACAACCACTGGGGGCAGTTGTTCAAAGCCGCTCTGGTCACGACCCTGCTCAGCGTGGGGTCAGAGGCGGGAACCAGCCAGAGCGAAAACAATCTGGCCCAGGCGATCCGCTCCGGCGCCAGCAACGGCTTCTCCATGGTCGGCAACCGCCTGATCGATCGCAGCCTCAACGTCCAGCCAACCCTGACCGACCGGCCGGGGCTGCCGTTCACCGTGCTTGTCGGGCACGACCTGCTACTCAAACCTTATCGGAGCCAAGGACAGATACGATGACGGACCTGAAAATCCGGGAACTTCCCGATGAGAAGCCGGTCAGAATGACCGTGGCGTTACCCCCCGACATCCATCGCGATCTGCTTGCCTATGCGGCACTTCTTTCCGGCAACGATGGGGCGATGGACCCGGCCCGGCTGGTCGCGCCCATGCTCCGGCAGTTCATGATGTCGGACAAGGGGTTCGCCAGGGCACGGAGAAAGGAAAAAGGACCGTCGTCAGAAAAGTAGCTTCATCGTCTGTTGTCTTCGACATATCGGGCGAAGCTCCGGGCGCAGGGATTTTCATTGTCTGGCCGCCAGACGATCCCGAATTCCAGATGGGAGGAGCCATCCGCGTCCCGGATTTCCGTGATCGCGATGTCATGGCCATGCCGATCGCGGATCAGCGGTAGCCACGAGGCGGGAAGCAGGGCGACGCCTTCGTTGTTCTGGACGAGTGCGACGATCCTGTTGCTGCCGATATCATGACGCTGGATCTTTGGGCGGATGCCGGTTTCCCCGAGCTTGCGCTGGATGAGTGCCTCGAAGTCCTGACCCGCGTTGTCGCGTCCCGTGAGGAACGTCCCGTGACGCAGGTCTGTCCAGGATACTTCCGGTCGTGTTGCCAGGGGATGATCAGGGGGGAGTGCGGCCACGATGCGGTCGCTCCACAGAGGCGTGACCCGTAACGCAGGGACCAGGTTGCGGCGGGTGACGACCGCGAAATCGATCTGCCCGCGCTGGAGCCGGCGCAGCAGCCTCTTGCCTGTACCCTCGGAATAGCGAAAGACGATATCGGGGTGAGTGGCGCGGAAGTCTGCCGTGAAGGTCGAGAGTCTTCCGGGCAGGACGCAGGTCTGGATACCGATAGAGATCTGGCCATTCTCGCCCTTGCCCGTCCGCCGAGCGCGGGCGTTCATGCCGGCCACATTGTCCAGGATCGTCTGGCTCCAGCGGATGAATTCCCTTCCGAACGCAGTTGGTGTAGCACCGGCCGGAGAGCGGGTGAACAGCCGGACATCAAGCCGTTCCTCCAGGTTGTGCAGGGATCGGCTGACGGCGGATTGTCGGGTATTTAGGAAACGCGCCGCGCCATG is a genomic window containing:
- a CDS encoding TrbC/VirB2 family protein; this translates as MMPPSCLRAIVCAVARPDRYVPDLRVFGTSILLSLAFASSAWASGSSMPWETPLNEILESVQGPVAKIISVIIITVTGLTLAFGETSGGFRRLIQIVFGLSIAFAASSFFLSFFSFSGGALI
- a CDS encoding VirB3 family type IV secretion system protein, giving the protein MAGYDDDAVPGFHVPVHRSLTDPILLGGAPRAVAIANGTLAAAIALGLRLWLIGGAFWIVGHGLAVWGAKRDPLFIEVGRRHLRYPAWLRA
- the trbE gene encoding conjugal transfer protein TrbE; this encodes MMSLGEYRNRAALLSDFLPWAALVGKGVVLNKDGSFQRTARIRGPDLDSATPAELVGVTGRLNNALRRLGSGWAVFVEAQRMPATLYPESDFPDAASQMVDLERREQFEDEGAHFESRYFLTLVWLPPAESSGRAERFLYEGRERDGPDPHGVLHAFVDRTDRMLALLDGFMPEAAWLDDGETLTYLHSTISARNQRVRVPEIPMHLDALLVDQPLSGGLEPKLGDAYLKTLTITGFPSRTFPGILDELNRLAMPYRWSTRAILLDKTDATKVLTKIRRQWFAKRKSIAAIVREVMTNEASVLVDNDAANKAADADLALQSLGADDVGQAYITATMTVWDGSASIAAEKLRLVEKIIQGRDFTCMAESLNAVEAWLGSLPGHVYANVRQPPVSTLNLAHMIPLSAVWAGPEQDGHFRAAPLFYGRTAGATPFRFSLHVGDVGHTLIAGPTGAGKSVLLALMALQFRRYAGSQIFAFDFGGSMRAATLAMGGDWHDLGGGLTDDDLSGEQGGSVSLQPLAQIDDLDERKWASEWLGQILVGESVTLTPEVKSHLWSALNSLASSPVHERTLSGMVALLQSNALKQAMAPYCLGGPYGRLLDADTERLGDDDVVVFETEGLIGSGAASPVLSYLFHRIEGRLDGRPTLLVIDEGWLVLDDGDFAGQLREWLKTLRKKNASVIFATQSLSDIANSPIAPAVVESCPTRIFLPNERAIEPQIMALYRDFGLNDQQIAIIARAASKREYYCQTQRGNRLFELGLGPVALALCAASGKDDHRLIDSVLAEHGPDGFLPAWFDVRGVSWAADPLREGDVS
- the trbJ gene encoding P-type conjugative transfer protein TrbJ, which codes for MMEKLFHIRVKYFRPGRVAVLGAALGFIAPIVPAHAQWAVYDGAAHVQTVLIAARELQQIDNQITSLANQAQMLVNQAKNLALLPLSTLSTLQSTISQTTALLAQAQNIAYSVTLVEQQYQQAYTSISSSMSDSALFSQAQTRWQNSVGGFEDALKLQARVVGNIPSDSSAMTQLVSASQSSAGALQAAQAGNQLLALQSRQLSDVIAVLSANGRAADLERARQAATEAESASQYRHFSQYNAYSPTAISMFGSSGN
- the trbL gene encoding P-type conjugative transfer protein TrbL, with the translated sequence MATNDVGVIDSFLNTFTTTIDTGFGLVKGNVISLAGTLSVLDIALAGLFWAWAADEDIIQRLVKKTLYIGFFAWIINDFDALSKIVFDSFAALGLKVGGGSLALGDFLRPGRLASTGFTAAQPLLDSVHNLLGPVAFFTNFIQIFVLCLSWLIVLAAFFILAVQLFVALIEFKLTTLAGFILIPFALFNRTAFLAEKVLGNVVSSGVKIMVLAVISAIASVLFRQFTTSYGSDVPTIGQAVSVVLASLAIVGLSIFGGSIANGLISGAPQLGAGAAVGTGMAVGAMGAAAAAGVGAAASGGAAALGATAAAARGGAAIAGAATSAYSAGAAGASGGAGSMAAGIGGMGRAVGGNVANAVKGAASRAGSSLEESYAAGGRWAARGMSGGKEGDETGGSGPFPSGGGGPAGEGGGPTGGGPTGEGPSGGDGGGSGEPPRWAQKMKRRNAAAHAAEAAHVIRSADGGGGSSSIDLSEKE
- the trbF gene encoding conjugal transfer protein TrbF yields the protein MFRRSTTRYGTTPEPVTPYQKAAQIWDERIGNARIQAHNWRLMAFGSLFLSAGLGAGLVWQSARGTITPWVVQVDHLGQAQVVAPATASYMPADPQIAWYLAQFVHDVRALSSDPVVVRQNWLRAYDFTTTSGAQALNDYARLNDPFSRIGHEQVEVDIASVIRASPGSFRVAWTERHYRDGAFTGTERWTAIVSVVLRTPRDADHLRRNPLGIFVSAINWSKELGQ
- the trbG gene encoding P-type conjugative transfer protein TrbG, which gives rise to MIRMIVRALPLTLLALSACSGQYHQPVIRYDDAVQATRLPDPPKPVRVVEVPQPLPLPGQLKPLLSRRAVHPAPEVADPTARVTQANLAARIQPTRAGFINAVQVYPYSPGALYQVYASPGEITDIMLQQGEKLVGTGPVAAGDTVRWIIGDTESGAGATKRIHILVKPTRPDLTTNLIVNTDRRTYLAELRSTPATYMASVSWDYPEDDLIALHRQDSAAEDEAPVETGLNLDALNFRYAIQPVKGGTPPWLPSRAFDDGHKVYIAFPAGIGQGELPPLFVLGADGGPELVNYRVRQNWMIVDRLFAAAELRLGDKHSEQRVRIVRTDGRRT
- a CDS encoding TrbI/VirB10 family protein encodes the protein MTGEAPTTGGSSTAPIPPPDLRLRAERPRVVRLNRTVVWALGGAGMLAIGLALGYALENSSHKAPPAATQDTDVRPSADGLAGLPSDYVGNGVPKLGPALPGDLGHTILKVQGQGKVASGGEDRRATQEVEAAIASRLFVQTGERDRAGKQATLPAPGAPASQGRASTTAGPQAGNLAFLDGQPDRATTSPDRIALPASPYILQAGTVIAGALNTKISSDLPGQIVGHVTQNVYDSPTGRYLLIPQGSLLFGAYNSGIFFGQQRTQIIWTRLIFPDGESLVLEKLPGGDAIGQSGLSDEVNNHWGQLFKAALVTTLLSVGSEAGTSQSENNLAQAIRSGASNGFSMVGNRLIDRSLNVQPTLTDRPGLPFTVLVGHDLLLKPYRSQGQIR
- a CDS encoding DUF2274 domain-containing protein, with product MTDLKIRELPDEKPVRMTVALPPDIHRDLLAYAALLSGNDGAMDPARLVAPMLRQFMMSDKGFARARRKEKGPSSEK
- a CDS encoding LysR family transcriptional regulator, whose protein sequence is MRRPPFDLWQLLCVRAIAEHGSIHGAARFLNTRQSAVSRSLHNLEERLDVRLFTRSPAGATPTAFGREFIRWSQTILDNVAGMNARARRTGKGENGQISIGIQTCVLPGRLSTFTADFRATHPDIVFRYSEGTGKRLLRRLQRGQIDFAVVTRRNLVPALRVTPLWSDRIVAALPPDHPLATRPEVSWTDLRHGTFLTGRDNAGQDFEALIQRKLGETGIRPKIQRHDIGSNRIVALVQNNEGVALLPASWLPLIRDRHGHDIAITEIRDADGSSHLEFGIVWRPDNENPCARSFARYVEDNRR